A window of the Williamwhitmania taraxaci genome harbors these coding sequences:
- the atpE gene encoding ATP synthase F0 subunit C: MITLGIIMEAAAAGAGIAKLGGAIGAGIAALAAGVGIGKIGASALEAIARQPEAISDIRSNMILAAALIEGVAFFAIIISFLALVL, translated from the coding sequence ATGATTACTTTAGGTATTATTATGGAAGCGGCCGCCGCTGGTGCTGGTATTGCAAAACTTGGTGGTGCCATTGGTGCCGGTATTGCAGCTCTTGCTGCTGGTGTTGGAATCGGAAAAATTGGTGCATCTGCTCTCGAGGCAATTGCCCGTCAACCAGAAGCGATAAGCGATATTCGTTCCAATATGATTCTTGCTGCTGCCCTTATTGAAGGTGTTGCGTTTTTTGCTATCATTATCTCCTTCTTAGCGCTTGTTCTTTAA
- the atpF gene encoding F0F1 ATP synthase subunit B has protein sequence MELLIPEVGLIFWMLLSFSFLLFILGKYAWPIILSSLKKREDYIRESLITAHKAQDDYYRLQKDGSEILNKARVQQEEILMEARNLKETMLADARIIAQEETKRQMELAKVQIQLERDRALADLKKQAALLSVDIAEEILKRELVDSKEQDRLIQQLLDNVKLN, from the coding sequence ATGGAACTGCTAATCCCAGAAGTCGGGTTAATTTTTTGGATGCTCTTATCATTCTCCTTTTTGCTTTTTATTCTAGGAAAGTATGCTTGGCCTATAATATTAAGTTCGTTAAAGAAAAGAGAGGATTATATTAGAGAGTCTTTAATTACTGCCCATAAGGCACAAGATGATTACTACCGCTTGCAAAAGGATGGTTCCGAGATTTTGAATAAAGCACGGGTTCAACAGGAAGAGATTCTTATGGAAGCGCGTAATCTTAAAGAGACCATGCTCGCCGATGCCAGAATTATTGCTCAAGAAGAAACGAAACGGCAAATGGAATTGGCGAAAGTTCAAATACAGCTGGAGCGAGATCGTGCTCTTGCTGATCTGAAAAAGCAAGCAGCACTTCTTTCGGTTGATATAGCAGAGGAGATTTTGAAAAGGGAATTGGTCGACTCCAAGGAACAAGATCGATTAATTCAGCAGTTGTTGGACAACGTAAAGTTAAACTAG
- the atpH gene encoding ATP synthase F1 subunit delta, with protein sequence MNHGRLHVKYANALYDFAESSNAIQVVYEDMNKINNLLATSPELLELLDSPVIYPTRKKELIDKLFLGRLSDVTIRYLHFLVDKHREMHLKYIAITFFRIYREKMGITRVEFVSALEVSDTFKVTIRKELEKSISGELELVFQTKADLIGGFTLALNDSLLDASVATKLRRLKTKVQESYNSH encoded by the coding sequence ATGAACCACGGACGCCTTCACGTAAAATATGCTAACGCTCTCTACGATTTTGCAGAGTCGTCTAATGCTATTCAGGTCGTTTATGAGGACATGAATAAGATTAATAATTTGCTTGCGACCTCTCCTGAATTACTTGAACTTTTAGATTCACCAGTAATCTATCCTACCCGAAAGAAAGAGTTAATAGATAAGCTATTTCTTGGTCGGTTGTCGGATGTTACTATTCGATATCTTCATTTTCTGGTTGACAAACACAGGGAAATGCACTTGAAGTACATCGCTATAACTTTTTTTCGAATTTACCGTGAGAAGATGGGTATCACTCGAGTAGAGTTTGTTTCTGCTTTGGAAGTCAGTGATACATTTAAGGTAACCATCAGGAAAGAGCTAGAAAAATCCATTTCTGGTGAATTGGAACTGGTTTTTCAAACAAAAGCGGATCTAATCGGAGGATTTACGTTAGCCCTAAATGATAGTTTACTCGATGCCAGTGTTGCAACTAAATTGCGGCGCTTGAAAACAAAAGTTCAAGAATCTTACAATAGTCATTAA